In the Serinus canaria isolate serCan28SL12 chromosome 22, serCan2020, whole genome shotgun sequence genome, one interval contains:
- the EGR3 gene encoding early growth response protein 3 isoform X2, with product MDIGLANEKAGQELSSYSGTFQPAPGNKTVTYLGKFAFDSPSNWCQDNIISLMSAGILGVPPSSGALTSTQSSAGSMGPPQGEVDQMYPALPPYSSCSDLYPEPVSFHDPQSNPGLTYSPQDYQAAKPALDSNLFPMIPDYNLYHHPNDMGTITEHKPFQSLDPIRVNPPPITPLETIKAFKDKQIHPGFGGLPQPPLTLKPIRPRKYPNRPSKTPLHERPHACPAEGCDRRFSRSDELTRHLRIHTGHKPFQCRICMRSFSRSDHLTTHIRTHTGEKPFACEFCGRKFARSDERKRHAKIHLKQKEKKAEKGSGVQPPAAPPAATATTSPPVALAPAVTTCA from the coding sequence GGAAATTCGCTTTTGACTCGCCCTCCAACTGGTGCCAGGACAACATCATCAGCCTGATGAGCGCCGGCATCCTGGGGGTGCCGCCGTCCTCGGGCGCGCTCACCAGCACGCAGAGCTCGGCGGGCAGCATGGGGCCGCCGCAGGGCGAGGTGGACCAGATGTACCCCGCGCTGCCGCCCTACTCCTCCTGCAGTGACCTCTACCCAGAGCCTGTCTCCTTCCACGACCCCCAGAGCAACCCCGGCCTCACCTACTCCCCCCAGGATTACCAGGCGGCCAAGCCCGCCTTGGACAGCAACCTCTTCCCCATGATCCCAGACTATAACCTCTACCACCACCCCAACGACATGGGCACCATCACGGAGCACAAACCCTTCCAGAGCTTGGACCCCATCCGCGTCAACCCGCCCCCCATAACCCCGCTGGAGACCATCAAGGCCTTCAAGGACAAGCAGATCCACCCGGGTTTCGGGGGGCTGCCGCAGCCGCCCCTCACGCTCAAGCCCATCCGACCCCGCAAGTATCCCAACCGGCCCAGCAAGACACCGCTGCACGAGCGGCCCCACGCCTGCCCGGCCGAGGGCTGCGACCGCCGCTTCTCCCGCTCCGACGAGCTCACCCGTCACCTCCGCATCCACACGGGCCACAAGCCCTTCCAGTGCCGCATCTGCATGCGGAGCTTCAGCCGCAGCGACCACCTCACCACCCACATCCGCACCCACACCGGCGAGAAGCCCTTCGCCTGCGAGTTCTGCGGCCGCAAGTTCGCCCGCTCCGACGAGCGCAAGCGGCACGCCAAGATCCACCTcaagcagaaggagaagaaggcCGAGAAGGGCTCGGGTGTGCAGccccccgccgcgccccccgccGCCACCGCCACCACCTCGCCCCCCGTCGCCCTCGCCCCCGCTGTCACCACGTGCGCTTGA